A genomic window from Polaribacter gangjinensis includes:
- the proC gene encoding pyrroline-5-carboxylate reductase, with protein MKIAIIGTGNLGKSIAKGLIINNAITSLYLTKRNLESISEFEGYKNVFLTTQNTEAIQQSDILIFAVQPAHFENILKEIKPHLTNKHVLISTITGFSIRRIEDVIGMDTFIIRAMPNTAIAVGKSMTCLCSNELGKERIKIAEAIFNRLGHSMTIPEAQMQAATVVCASGIAFWMRLIRATTQAAIQLGFDAKEAQELAMFTCDGAANLLIANGNHPEEEIDKVTTPKGCTIEGLNEMEHKGLSSSLIHGMVASFNKINVIKKEQL; from the coding sequence ATGAAAATAGCAATTATAGGCACAGGAAATTTAGGGAAATCAATCGCAAAAGGATTGATTATCAACAACGCCATTACCTCTTTATATCTTACCAAAAGAAATTTAGAAAGCATTTCAGAATTTGAAGGTTATAAAAATGTCTTTTTAACGACCCAAAATACAGAGGCAATTCAGCAATCAGACATTCTCATTTTTGCAGTGCAACCTGCGCATTTCGAAAATATTCTCAAAGAAATAAAACCTCATTTAACCAACAAACATGTATTAATTTCAACAATTACGGGCTTTAGTATTCGCAGAATTGAGGATGTTATTGGGATGGATACATTTATCATAAGAGCCATGCCAAATACAGCCATTGCTGTTGGAAAATCCATGACCTGTTTGTGTAGCAATGAACTTGGAAAAGAGCGCATTAAAATTGCAGAGGCTATTTTCAATAGATTGGGGCATTCTATGACAATTCCGGAAGCACAAATGCAAGCTGCTACAGTGGTTTGTGCTAGTGGCATTGCTTTTTGGATGCGATTAATCAGAGCCACTACTCAAGCAGCTATTCAACTAGGTTTTGATGCCAAAGAAGCGCAAGAATTGGCCATGTTTACCTGTGATGGTGCTGCCAATTTATTAATTGCAAATGGCAATCATCCTGAAGAAGAAATTGACAAAGTAACCACGCCAAAAGGCTGTACTATAGAAGGTTTGAACGAAATGGAACACAAAGGATTGAGTTCGTCTTTGATACATGGAATGGTAGCTTCATTCAATAAAATTAACGTCATAAAAAAAGAACAACTATGA
- the argC gene encoding N-acetyl-gamma-glutamyl-phosphate reductase: MIQVGIIGGAGYTAGELIRLLLHHPKTEINFVYSTSNAGNKIYDVHQDLVGDTELKFIDTVNPDVDVLFLCLGHGNSTQFLKENTFSKNTKIIDLSNDFRLESSSIIDGKAFVYGLPELQKEAIKKANYIANPGCFATALQLAILPLAAHKLLFDDIHIHAVTGATGAGTAVSATSHFPWRDNNFSHYKAFSHQHLDEINQTVQNLQPNFSSEINFIPNRGNFSRGIFATIYTKFKGSVSDAKELYQDFYKEAAFTFITENDLHLKQVVNTNKCLLHLSKQNDKLLITSVIDNLLKGASGQAIQNMNLMFGFEETLGLHSKANYF, translated from the coding sequence ATGATTCAAGTGGGAATTATTGGTGGTGCAGGATATACCGCTGGCGAATTGATCAGATTGTTATTGCATCATCCAAAAACCGAAATCAACTTTGTGTACAGCACTTCCAATGCAGGAAATAAAATTTACGACGTACATCAAGATTTAGTTGGTGATACTGAGTTGAAGTTTATAGATACTGTCAATCCTGATGTTGATGTCTTATTTTTATGCTTAGGACATGGAAATTCGACACAGTTTTTAAAAGAAAACACCTTTTCTAAAAACACTAAAATTATTGATTTAAGCAATGATTTTAGATTGGAATCTTCGAGTATTATTGATGGTAAAGCATTTGTGTATGGTTTGCCTGAATTGCAAAAAGAAGCGATCAAAAAAGCGAATTATATTGCGAATCCAGGTTGTTTTGCAACGGCTTTGCAATTGGCAATTTTACCGTTAGCAGCCCATAAATTGTTGTTTGATGATATTCACATTCACGCTGTAACTGGCGCAACTGGTGCAGGAACTGCTGTTTCAGCAACTTCGCATTTTCCTTGGCGAGACAATAATTTTTCGCATTACAAGGCTTTTTCACATCAACATTTGGATGAAATCAATCAAACTGTACAAAACTTACAACCTAATTTTTCATCAGAAATCAATTTTATTCCCAATAGAGGAAACTTTTCAAGAGGAATTTTCGCAACTATTTATACAAAGTTTAAAGGTTCAGTTTCAGATGCCAAAGAATTGTATCAAGACTTTTACAAAGAAGCTGCTTTTACGTTTATTACCGAAAATGATTTGCATTTAAAACAAGTAGTGAACACGAATAAATGTTTGTTGCATTTGTCAAAACAGAATGATAAATTATTGATTACAAGTGTTATAGATAATTTATTAAAAGGAGCTTCTGGTCAAGCCATTCAAAATATGAATTTGATGTTTGGTTTTGAAGAAACTTTAGGATTGCACAGCAAAGCCAATTATTTTTAA
- a CDS encoding argininosuccinate synthase — protein sequence MKKLVIAYSGGLDTSYCAVKLSKKYKVHAVTVNTGGFTADDIKNIESNAYKMGVTTYKCIDAVSSFYEKVVKYLVYGNVLKNNTYPLSVSAERIIQAIEIIEYAKSINAEFIAHGSTGAGNDQVRFDMIFQTLAPHIGIITPIRDEKLTRQEEIDYLKSEGINMPWEKAKYSVNKGLWGTSVGGEETLTSTMPLPESAYPSQLVKEGYQKVVLTFNKGNLVAVNGKIDDPEKCIELLNSFATKYAIGRDIHVGDTIVGIKGRVGFEAAAALITIKAHHLLEKHTLTKWQLQHKEYLASFYGMHLHEGQYLDPVMRNIEAFLESSQKNVSGSVFVTLRPYHFTLDGVSSPHDLMNAKFGSYGEENKVWTADDAKGFIKILGNQNKIYQQVNNDEL from the coding sequence ATGAAAAAACTAGTTATTGCTTATAGTGGAGGTTTAGATACTTCGTATTGTGCTGTAAAATTATCAAAAAAATACAAAGTACATGCAGTTACTGTAAATACAGGTGGTTTTACTGCTGATGATATCAAAAACATTGAAAGTAATGCCTATAAAATGGGAGTTACTACTTATAAATGTATAGATGCTGTATCGTCTTTTTATGAAAAAGTAGTAAAATATTTGGTGTACGGAAATGTATTGAAAAACAATACGTATCCTTTATCTGTAAGTGCTGAGCGTATTATTCAGGCTATTGAAATCATTGAATATGCCAAAAGTATCAACGCCGAATTTATTGCTCACGGAAGTACAGGAGCAGGAAATGATCAAGTGCGGTTTGACATGATTTTTCAAACTTTAGCTCCTCATATTGGCATCATCACTCCTATCAGAGATGAAAAATTAACAAGACAAGAAGAAATTGATTATTTAAAATCTGAAGGCATCAACATGCCTTGGGAAAAAGCCAAATATTCTGTAAACAAAGGTTTGTGGGGAACAAGTGTTGGTGGTGAAGAAACCTTAACATCAACCATGCCTTTGCCAGAAAGTGCCTATCCATCTCAATTGGTAAAAGAAGGGTATCAAAAAGTAGTGTTGACATTTAACAAAGGAAATTTAGTGGCTGTAAATGGCAAAATTGATGATCCTGAAAAATGCATTGAATTGCTCAACAGTTTTGCTACAAAATACGCCATTGGTAGAGATATTCATGTGGGTGATACTATTGTTGGTATTAAAGGAAGAGTTGGTTTTGAGGCTGCTGCTGCATTGATTACCATTAAAGCGCATCATTTGTTAGAAAAACATACACTTACCAAATGGCAATTGCAACACAAAGAATATTTGGCGAGTTTTTACGGAATGCATTTGCACGAAGGCCAATATTTAGATCCTGTAATGAGAAACATCGAAGCATTTTTAGAAAGTAGCCAAAAGAACGTTTCTGGAAGTGTGTTTGTTACTTTAAGACCTTACCATTTTACATTGGATGGCGTTTCATCACCTCATGATTTGATGAATGCAAAATTCGGAAGTTATGGTGAAGAAAATAAAGTTTGGACAGCTGATGATGCCAAAGGATTCATCAAAATTTTAGGCAATCAAAATAAAATATATCAGCAAGTAAATAACGACGAATTATGA
- a CDS encoding GNAT family N-acetyltransferase, with product MKIVIADKSHIGYAEIICKTIEDAAKVRGTGIAKRKPEYIATKMENGNAVIALDGDKFAGFCYIEKWGHGKFVANSGLIVHPDYRGLGLSKKIKQVIFEHSRKKFPDAKIFSITTGLAVMKLNTSLGYKPVTFSELTDDPTFWDGCQTCVNYDVLTRTNRKMCLCTGMLYDPNNQSKEEPKKIKEKVFYRLKNMKQNLFLKKEKK from the coding sequence ATGAAAATTGTCATTGCTGATAAATCCCATATTGGATACGCAGAAATAATATGTAAAACCATCGAAGATGCTGCCAAAGTTAGAGGCACAGGAATTGCTAAGCGTAAACCTGAATATATTGCCACCAAAATGGAAAATGGCAATGCTGTTATTGCACTAGATGGCGATAAATTTGCTGGATTTTGTTATATCGAAAAATGGGGACATGGAAAATTTGTCGCCAACTCAGGATTGATAGTTCATCCTGATTACAGAGGCTTAGGACTGTCAAAAAAAATCAAACAAGTTATTTTTGAACATTCTAGAAAAAAGTTTCCAGATGCTAAAATATTCAGTATTACTACTGGTTTAGCGGTTATGAAACTCAACACAAGCTTAGGGTACAAACCAGTTACTTTCTCTGAATTGACAGACGATCCTACTTTTTGGGATGGTTGTCAAACTTGTGTAAACTATGATGTTTTAACACGAACAAATCGTAAAATGTGTTTGTGTACTGGCATGCTGTATGATCCAAACAATCAATCAAAAGAAGAACCTAAAAAAATCAAAGAGAAGGTCTTTTATAGACTTAAAAACATGAAACAAAACTTGTTCTTAAAAAAAGAAAAGAAATGA
- a CDS encoding DUF2141 domain-containing protein, protein MKLVTSIVVMAVLFITNSVIAQEKASITAEVINVTSDSGKVGFALYDKASFMLKPIQASNAKIVEGKSLVTFENVPFGEYAIICYHDKNDNDKMDFSSNGMPTEDYGASNNVMTFGPPTFEGAKFAVSEKNVSLKIKF, encoded by the coding sequence ATGAAATTAGTAACATCAATCGTAGTCATGGCAGTTTTATTCATCACGAATTCAGTAATTGCCCAAGAAAAAGCAAGTATCACAGCAGAAGTTATCAATGTTACTTCTGATAGTGGAAAAGTAGGTTTTGCCTTGTATGATAAAGCATCTTTTATGCTAAAACCTATTCAGGCAAGCAATGCCAAAATTGTAGAAGGAAAGAGTTTGGTAACTTTTGAAAATGTGCCTTTTGGAGAGTATGCCATTATTTGTTATCATGACAAAAATGACAATGATAAAATGGATTTTTCTTCTAACGGAATGCCAACTGAAGATTATGGTGCATCTAACAATGTAATGACTTTTGGACCTCCAACATTTGAAGGCGCAAAGTTTGCAGTTTCAGAGAAAAATGTATCTTTAAAAATTAAATTTTAA
- a CDS encoding histidine kinase, with protein sequence MIAGITKENVREGVIITLKITLIFGVFFTIVNQNFDVKSIVFSFVVSGIYSFGLGFGQGLLNDYLSNKWSWIEHTKKRVWSGVIATIGYTVPVVLLINYLQFVIIPGVSADAFLHGKYLWTHLFFIILSFGISAFLHARSFMIAWKKSVKQESTQQEIVAKTETAKFESLKSQIDPHFLFNSLNVLTSLISENPSQAEKFTTKLSKVYRYVLEQRNKDLIPLTEELTFAKTYMELLGMRFEDAVQFNIPASVSNQELKIVPLSLQLLLENAVKHNVVSSSKPLIISIYEENDYLVIENNVNPKEAVGKSTKVGLQNIADRYGLITHKSVQVENNNKTFKVRIPLLIKMNDIMYQENIENSKYARAIEKVERLKEFYQSLVSYCIVIPLLIYINLEFSPDFKWFWFPLIFWGISLIFKYLEVQNFNIFLGKNWEERKIKELMNQENKK encoded by the coding sequence ATGATAGCTGGTATCACAAAAGAAAATGTAAGGGAAGGGGTAATCATCACCTTAAAAATCACCCTTATTTTTGGAGTCTTTTTTACGATTGTCAATCAAAATTTTGATGTAAAATCGATAGTTTTTTCTTTTGTAGTATCAGGCATCTATTCTTTTGGATTGGGTTTTGGTCAGGGTTTGTTGAATGATTATTTGAGTAATAAATGGTCTTGGATTGAGCATACAAAAAAACGTGTTTGGTCTGGTGTTATAGCCACAATTGGCTACACTGTTCCTGTAGTTTTATTGATCAATTACTTGCAATTTGTGATCATTCCAGGTGTAAGTGCTGATGCTTTTTTACATGGTAAATATCTTTGGACACATTTATTTTTCATCATTCTTTCTTTCGGAATTTCAGCTTTTTTACATGCAAGAAGTTTTATGATTGCTTGGAAAAAATCAGTAAAACAAGAAAGTACACAACAAGAAATTGTTGCAAAAACAGAAACCGCCAAATTCGAATCTTTAAAAAGTCAGATTGATCCTCATTTTTTATTCAATAGTTTGAATGTATTGACAAGTTTAATCAGTGAAAATCCAAGTCAAGCAGAAAAATTCACTACCAAATTGTCTAAAGTATACAGGTATGTTTTAGAGCAAAGAAATAAAGATTTAATTCCCTTAACTGAAGAATTGACCTTTGCTAAAACCTATATGGAGCTTTTAGGAATGCGTTTTGAAGATGCTGTACAATTCAATATTCCAGCATCTGTAAGCAATCAAGAGTTGAAAATTGTACCACTTTCGTTGCAATTATTACTCGAAAATGCTGTGAAACACAATGTAGTTTCATCATCAAAACCATTGATAATCAGTATTTATGAAGAAAATGATTATTTGGTGATAGAAAACAATGTAAACCCTAAAGAGGCTGTAGGAAAAAGTACCAAAGTTGGGTTGCAAAATATTGCTGACAGGTATGGATTAATCACTCATAAAAGTGTGCAAGTAGAAAATAATAACAAAACATTTAAGGTGAGGATTCCTCTCTTAATTAAAATGAACGACATCATGTATCAAGAAAATATAGAAAATAGTAAGTACGCAAGAGCTATAGAAAAAGTGGAAAGATTGAAAGAATTTTATCAAAGTTTAGTCTCTTATTGCATTGTAATTCCACTTTTAATTTATATCAATTTGGAATTTTCACCGGATTTTAAATGGTTTTGGTTTCCATTGATATTTTGGGGTATTAGTTTGATATTTAAATATTTAGAAGTACAAAATTTCAATATATTTTTAGGAAAAAACTGGGAAGAGCGCAAAATAAAAGAATTAATGAATCAAGAAAATAAAAAATAA
- a CDS encoding 2TM domain-containing protein — MNSTFNNQQAYERAQKRVKEIKGFYAHLASYCLVIPVIIFVNLRFTPGFHWFWFSTLGWGLGLFFHWLGIFGFQLLGLGKDWEERKIREFMNQNNN; from the coding sequence ATGAATTCAACATTTAACAATCAGCAAGCTTACGAAAGAGCTCAAAAAAGAGTCAAAGAAATCAAAGGTTTTTATGCACATTTAGCATCGTATTGCCTTGTAATCCCGGTAATTATATTTGTAAATTTAAGATTTACCCCTGGTTTTCATTGGTTTTGGTTTTCTACCTTAGGATGGGGATTAGGATTGTTTTTTCATTGGTTAGGAATTTTTGGTTTTCAATTATTAGGCCTAGGAAAAGACTGGGAAGAGCGCAAAATAAGAGAATTTATGAATCAAAATAACAACTAA
- a CDS encoding 2TM domain-containing protein, giving the protein MEQQFLKEQSYNRAKKRVKDIKGFYVHLVVFISVNIFISGIIIFGLMRSGESFTEALSNFGVYSTPLFWGIGLFFHWFGVFGTKFLGFGKDWEERKIKEFLEKENNQYKNLK; this is encoded by the coding sequence ATGGAACAGCAATTTTTAAAAGAACAGAGTTATAATAGAGCCAAAAAAAGAGTCAAAGACATCAAAGGATTTTATGTGCATTTGGTCGTATTTATTTCGGTAAATATTTTTATCAGCGGTATCATAATCTTCGGATTGATGAGAAGTGGAGAAAGTTTTACAGAAGCATTGAGCAATTTCGGAGTGTATTCAACACCATTATTCTGGGGAATAGGGTTGTTTTTTCACTGGTTTGGGGTTTTTGGAACTAAATTTTTAGGTTTTGGAAAAGATTGGGAAGAACGAAAAATCAAAGAGTTTTTAGAGAAAGAAAACAACCAATACAAAAACCTTAAGTAA
- a CDS encoding LytR/AlgR family response regulator transcription factor: MKVVIIEDEKPAARRLSRMLQALDIEVQEMLHSVEESLNWLQNNEHPELIFLDIQLSDGLSFEIFEEIEVKSAIIFTTAYDEYALRAFKLNSIDYLLKPIDEEELAAAVQQFTKLHPKKQEVMVNLDEIKKLLINPLDRKFKRRLSIKVGAHIKIISTDNIECFYSENKATYCFTNEKRSFLLDNSLEIWQEQLDPEQFFRVNRTFIVNINAIKDIIAYSNSRLKLILESYSEAEIIVSRERVKDFKSWIE, translated from the coding sequence ATGAAAGTTGTCATTATCGAAGACGAAAAGCCAGCTGCAAGAAGACTCAGCAGAATGTTACAAGCGTTGGATATTGAGGTTCAAGAAATGTTGCATTCTGTTGAAGAATCCTTGAATTGGTTGCAAAATAACGAGCATCCTGAATTGATTTTTTTAGACATTCAATTGTCAGACGGATTGTCTTTTGAAATTTTTGAGGAGATAGAAGTGAAAAGTGCCATTATTTTTACAACTGCTTATGATGAGTACGCGTTAAGAGCCTTTAAATTGAACTCTATTGATTATTTACTAAAGCCTATTGATGAAGAAGAATTGGCAGCAGCAGTGCAACAGTTTACTAAATTACATCCCAAAAAGCAAGAAGTAATGGTAAACTTAGATGAGATTAAAAAACTATTAATCAATCCTTTAGACAGAAAATTTAAAAGACGGTTGTCTATAAAAGTTGGGGCTCATATCAAAATAATTTCAACCGATAACATTGAATGTTTTTACAGTGAAAACAAAGCAACTTATTGCTTTACTAATGAAAAAAGAAGTTTTTTGTTAGACAATTCACTCGAAATTTGGCAAGAACAATTAGATCCTGAACAATTTTTCAGAGTAAACAGAACTTTTATTGTGAATATCAATGCCATCAAAGATATCATTGCGTACTCTAATTCAAGATTGAAATTGATACTAGAATCTTATTCAGAAGCCGAAATTATTGTAAGCAGAGAACGCGTAAAAGATTTTAAAAGTTGGATTGAATAA
- the aroB gene encoding 3-dehydroquinate synthase has product MQTIEAATYPVHFHQKGYKALRKLVTDKKYSSIFILVDENTLTHCYPVFLEKLQPTFDVQLIEIPSGEIHKNLETCVAVWNKITALGADRKSLFITLGGGVITDLGGFVASCFKRGIDFVNIPTTLLSMVDASVGGKTGVDLGVLKNQIGLFANPQMVIVDDEYLTTLSPREVTSGMAEIIKYGLTYDMKLFNQVKESKEQQINELIHRSIEIKNEVVLQDPKEKHLRKILNFGHTLGHAIESFYLESASKETLTHGEAIAIGMICESYLSSKLLNFSAAKVAEIKETILSIYPKITLEKEDFSEIMELLKHDKKNVSGNVNFVLLFDFEDYKIDCKVSDALIIESLEYYNR; this is encoded by the coding sequence ATGCAAACGATTGAAGCAGCCACATATCCTGTTCATTTTCATCAAAAAGGATACAAAGCACTTAGAAAATTAGTAACCGATAAAAAGTATTCAAGTATTTTTATTTTGGTAGATGAAAATACATTAACTCATTGTTATCCAGTATTTTTAGAAAAACTGCAGCCCACTTTTGATGTTCAGTTGATTGAAATTCCATCTGGTGAAATTCATAAAAATTTAGAAACTTGTGTGGCTGTTTGGAACAAAATTACTGCTCTTGGTGCAGATAGAAAAAGTCTATTCATCACCCTTGGTGGTGGTGTTATTACTGATTTAGGTGGTTTTGTAGCTTCGTGTTTTAAACGTGGAATTGATTTTGTAAACATTCCAACCACATTATTATCTATGGTTGATGCATCAGTTGGAGGAAAAACTGGAGTTGATTTAGGCGTTTTGAAAAATCAAATTGGTTTGTTTGCCAATCCGCAAATGGTCATTGTTGATGATGAGTATTTGACAACTTTATCGCCTCGAGAAGTGACTTCAGGAATGGCAGAAATCATCAAATATGGTTTGACTTATGACATGAAACTATTTAATCAAGTAAAAGAGTCTAAAGAACAACAAATCAATGAATTAATACATCGTTCTATAGAAATAAAAAACGAAGTTGTTTTGCAAGACCCTAAAGAAAAACACTTGCGAAAAATTTTAAATTTCGGTCATACTTTAGGGCATGCTATTGAATCATTTTATTTAGAATCTGCCTCTAAAGAAACATTAACTCACGGTGAAGCAATTGCGATTGGTATGATTTGCGAAAGTTATCTTTCGTCTAAATTACTAAACTTTTCAGCTGCAAAAGTCGCAGAGATTAAAGAAACTATTTTATCTATTTATCCAAAAATCACCCTTGAAAAAGAGGACTTTTCTGAAATTATGGAGTTGCTAAAACATGATAAGAAAAATGTAAGTGGCAATGTAAATTTCGTATTGCTGTTTGATTTTGAAGATTATAAAATTGATTGTAAAGTTTCTGATGCTCTTATTATCGAGAGTTTAGAATACTATAATAGGTAA
- a CDS encoding proline dehydrogenase family protein has protein sequence MKLFDNTEVAFSLKSDSQLERAYFLFKMIQNEPMVRIGSAVTNFALKAHLPIEGLIRSTVFDHFCGGVTEEDCLPVIEKMYAEGNVHSVLDYSVEGKDEEASFDDALQKILKILDFCEEKKSIPFAVFKPTGFGRFALYQKITEKKSLTDKEQEEWNRVVARFHKACKKAQEKNVPILIDAEESWMQDAADALIENLMETYNKDKAIVFNTLQMYRHDRMDYLKKVYAKAQEKGYHIGMKVVRGAYMEKERERAEEKGYRSPICDTKKDTDENYDAAINFIMEHPKMALFAGTHNENSSYLLMELANKYQIEKNDKRMWFGQLFGMSDHISFNLAKEGYNVAKYLPFGPVRDVMPYLIRRAEENTSVAGQTSRELNLLTTERKRRKL, from the coding sequence ATGAAACTTTTTGATAATACCGAAGTTGCTTTTTCTTTAAAATCAGACTCTCAACTCGAACGTGCCTATTTTTTGTTTAAAATGATTCAAAATGAACCCATGGTTCGCATTGGATCTGCAGTAACAAATTTTGCTTTAAAAGCACATTTACCAATTGAGGGTTTGATTCGTTCAACTGTTTTTGATCACTTTTGTGGCGGAGTTACAGAAGAAGATTGTTTACCTGTCATCGAAAAAATGTATGCTGAAGGGAATGTTCACAGTGTATTAGACTACTCTGTTGAAGGTAAAGACGAAGAAGCAAGCTTTGATGATGCTTTACAAAAGATTTTAAAAATTCTTGATTTTTGCGAAGAAAAGAAATCTATTCCTTTTGCTGTATTCAAACCAACAGGATTTGGACGTTTTGCGTTGTATCAAAAAATTACAGAAAAAAAATCTTTGACAGACAAAGAACAAGAAGAATGGAATAGAGTAGTAGCTCGCTTTCACAAAGCTTGTAAAAAAGCCCAAGAAAAAAATGTTCCTATTTTAATTGATGCCGAAGAAAGTTGGATGCAAGATGCTGCTGATGCATTGATTGAGAATTTAATGGAAACTTATAATAAAGATAAAGCAATAGTTTTCAATACTTTACAAATGTACAGACATGACAGAATGGACTATTTGAAAAAAGTATATGCCAAAGCACAAGAAAAAGGATATCACATAGGAATGAAAGTGGTGAGAGGTGCATATATGGAAAAAGAGCGTGAAAGAGCTGAAGAAAAAGGGTATCGTTCACCCATTTGCGACACCAAAAAAGATACTGATGAAAATTACGATGCAGCCATCAATTTTATCATGGAACATCCAAAAATGGCTTTGTTTGCAGGTACTCACAATGAAAACAGTTCGTATTTATTGATGGAACTCGCCAACAAATATCAAATAGAAAAAAATGACAAACGCATGTGGTTTGGTCAGTTATTTGGAATGAGCGATCACATCAGTTTCAATCTAGCAAAAGAAGGGTATAACGTTGCTAAATATTTACCTTTTGGCCCTGTACGTGATGTAATGCCTTATTTGATAAGAAGAGCAGAAGAAAACACCTCTGTAGCAGGACAAACAAGTAGGGAATTAAACCTACTTACTACAGAGCGCAAAAGAAGAAAATTATAA
- a CDS encoding LETM1 domain-containing protein, translating to MLSKEEIKALLQRNKLRLYQELSQSKEAMYLIKKSTKTKLNEEEKEKVKIHLIDICKSVPALAVFLLPGGTLLLPLLVKLIPDILPSAFRDDPTKDKTSL from the coding sequence ATGCTAAGTAAAGAAGAAATTAAAGCCCTTTTGCAAAGAAACAAGTTGCGTTTATATCAAGAACTGTCGCAAAGCAAAGAGGCAATGTATTTGATAAAAAAATCTACCAAAACAAAACTGAACGAAGAGGAAAAAGAAAAAGTCAAAATCCATTTGATTGACATCTGCAAATCTGTACCTGCATTGGCTGTTTTTTTATTACCAGGAGGCACTTTGTTGTTGCCTTTACTGGTAAAATTGATTCCCGATATTTTACCATCGGCTTTTAGAGATGATCCTACAAAAGACAAAACATCTTTGTAG